In Leptolyngbya sp. SIO1E4, one DNA window encodes the following:
- a CDS encoding type 2 isopentenyl-diphosphate Delta-isomerase: MTVDSLSSVPETQSRKADHIRVCLEQDVQCQGVTTGLENYRFTHCCLPELDWADLDLTTSFLGKSLGAPLLISSMTGGTQQAQLINTRLAVVAQQYGFAMGVGSQRVAVETPTVRETFAIRRYAPDCLLFANLGAVQLNYGYGVAECQQAIDALEADALILHLNVLQESVQTRGDRNFKGLLKKIETLCQRLSVPVIAKEVGNGISAPVAQQLLSSGITAIDVAGAGGTSWAKVEGGRARDLRQRRLGQTFADWGLPTADCITQVRAIAPTAPLIASGGIRNGLEAAKAIALGADLVGLAHPFLLAANESEDSLAALAEWLTEELKTALLCTGTATIAALKTGDRLQRLNGRP; the protein is encoded by the coding sequence ATGACTGTTGACTCCCTCTCTTCTGTTCCTGAAACGCAAAGCCGCAAAGCCGACCATATTCGAGTTTGTTTAGAACAAGATGTTCAATGCCAAGGGGTAACAACTGGACTTGAGAATTACCGCTTTACCCACTGCTGCCTCCCAGAACTCGACTGGGCTGATCTAGACCTCACCACCTCATTTCTCGGCAAATCGTTGGGTGCCCCCCTATTGATTTCCTCAATGACTGGTGGAACCCAGCAGGCCCAACTCATTAACACTCGGTTAGCTGTAGTAGCCCAGCAGTATGGCTTTGCCATGGGCGTGGGTTCGCAGCGCGTCGCCGTGGAAACCCCCACCGTGAGGGAAACCTTTGCCATTCGCCGCTATGCCCCTGACTGCCTGCTGTTTGCCAATTTAGGGGCAGTGCAGCTGAACTATGGTTATGGGGTCGCAGAATGTCAGCAAGCCATTGATGCCCTGGAAGCAGATGCGTTGATTCTGCACCTGAATGTGCTGCAAGAAAGCGTCCAGACTCGGGGCGATCGCAATTTCAAAGGGCTGCTCAAAAAAATTGAAACGCTCTGCCAGCGCTTATCCGTGCCTGTCATTGCCAAAGAAGTCGGCAACGGCATTTCTGCCCCCGTGGCACAGCAATTGCTGTCCAGTGGCATCACGGCCATTGATGTTGCGGGAGCCGGAGGCACCTCATGGGCCAAGGTCGAAGGCGGACGTGCCCGCGATTTACGACAGCGGCGCCTGGGCCAAACCTTTGCTGATTGGGGGCTGCCCACCGCTGACTGCATTACCCAGGTACGCGCCATCGCCCCCACGGCTCCCCTGATTGCCTCCGGCGGCATCCGGAATGGGCTGGAGGCAGCTAAAGCGATCGCCCTAGGGGCCGATCTTGTAGGGCTAGCACATCCCTTCCTTCTCGCCGCTAACGAATCAGAAGACAGCCTAGCAGCCCTAGCAGAGTGGCTGACTGAAGAACTCAAAACAGCATTGCTGTGTACAGGCACCGCGACGATCGCAGCCCTCAAAACGGGAGATCGTCTACAGCGGTTAAATGGCAGGCCTTGA
- a CDS encoding single-stranded DNA-binding protein produces MSINTVTLVGRAGRDPDVRYFESGSVVCKFSLAVDRRSRNSDQPDWFNLEMWGRTAEVAANYVRKGSLIGVSGALKFDQWTDRSTGAPRTSPVIRVDRLELLGSRRDNEAPMANNYADDEF; encoded by the coding sequence ATGAGTATTAATACTGTCACGCTGGTAGGCCGTGCAGGTCGGGATCCCGATGTTCGGTACTTTGAGTCGGGCAGCGTTGTTTGCAAGTTCTCTCTGGCGGTGGATCGCCGCAGCCGCAATAGCGATCAGCCTGATTGGTTCAATTTAGAAATGTGGGGCCGCACAGCTGAGGTCGCCGCTAATTATGTGCGGAAGGGCAGTTTGATTGGGGTGAGCGGGGCGCTGAAGTTTGATCAGTGGACCGATCGCTCGACAGGGGCTCCCCGCACCTCGCCCGTGATTCGGGTTGATCGCCTAGAACTTCTGGGATCGCGCCGCGATAATGAAGCGCCTATGGCGAATAACTACGCAGATGATGAGTTCTAG
- a CDS encoding rod shape-determining protein codes for MGIDLGTANTLVYVSGKGVVLQEPSVVAIDQVEKKPLAVGEEAKRMLGRTPGNVAALRPLRDGVIADFDTAELMLKHFIRQVHEGRTLVSPRIVIGIPSGVTGVERRAVMDAAQQAGARIVYLIDEPVAAAIGAGLPVAEPTGNMVIDIGGGTTEVAVLSLQGTVLSESVRVAGDELSESISQYLKKVHNLVIGERTAEEIKINIGSAYPGADDGELIMDVRGLHLLSGLPRTVTVKAGEIRESMAEPLSVIVEAVKRTLERTPPELAADIIDRGIMLAGGGALLKGLDTLLSHETGIVVHVAADPLSCVVLGTGRVLENFSQMGRVFSGSSGI; via the coding sequence ATGGGTATCGACTTAGGAACTGCCAACACCTTGGTTTATGTTTCGGGTAAAGGCGTTGTCTTGCAAGAGCCATCGGTGGTGGCAATTGATCAGGTTGAGAAAAAGCCCCTAGCTGTTGGAGAGGAGGCTAAGCGAATGCTGGGCCGAACTCCCGGTAATGTCGCCGCACTGCGACCGTTGCGAGACGGGGTCATCGCAGACTTTGACACGGCTGAACTCATGCTGAAGCATTTTATTCGCCAGGTGCATGAGGGCCGGACTCTGGTGTCGCCCCGCATTGTGATTGGGATCCCAAGCGGGGTCACGGGGGTAGAGCGACGGGCAGTGATGGATGCAGCTCAGCAAGCCGGAGCCCGCATTGTTTATTTAATTGATGAACCCGTAGCAGCAGCTATTGGGGCTGGCCTGCCTGTCGCCGAACCGACGGGTAACATGGTCATTGACATCGGCGGGGGAACAACCGAAGTCGCGGTTTTAAGCCTTCAGGGAACGGTCTTGAGCGAGTCTGTCCGGGTCGCGGGAGATGAACTGAGTGAGTCCATTTCCCAGTATTTGAAAAAAGTGCATAATCTGGTCATTGGTGAGCGCACCGCTGAGGAAATCAAAATCAACATTGGTTCAGCGTATCCAGGCGCAGATGACGGCGAGCTGATCATGGACGTTCGGGGACTACACTTACTCTCTGGCTTACCCCGTACGGTCACGGTGAAGGCTGGCGAAATCCGCGAGAGCATGGCAGAGCCCCTCTCCGTAATCGTTGAGGCGGTTAAGCGCACTTTAGAGAGAACCCCCCCGGAACTGGCCGCCGACATTATTGACCGAGGCATTATGCTAGCGGGTGGAGGCGCTTTGCTAAAGGGGCTAGATACGCTTCTGAGCCACGAAACGGGCATTGTCGTTCATGTAGCAGCAGACCCTCTGAGCTGCGTTGTGCTAGGAACTGGGCGTGTACTAGAGAACTTTAGTCAGATGGGACGGGTGTTTAGCGGCAGTTCTGGCATTTAA
- the mreC gene encoding rod shape-determining protein MreC, which produces MFALRRWWNQYALKAGIAALALVAALGLREAGGIPIYEMYRWLTRPLHPGPSREDILKSSYTQELQQRIVELESQNRSLRQSLDDENTQTPEGIPAAVIGRSAGNWWQQIIISRGSSDGVDENDIVVGPGGLVGRVISISPTSSRVLLVSDVTSRIGARISRSRATGYVRGSMSQQVVMEFFDKIPDVKVGDVVVTSAYSQRFPQDIPIGRVVDLDLSKSPAPEVTIELTAPLDILEWVEVDPFEPSGVDMPTETPPTLLQDPAYDAQPSGG; this is translated from the coding sequence ATGTTTGCCCTTCGTCGATGGTGGAATCAATACGCGCTTAAAGCAGGCATTGCAGCCTTAGCTTTGGTAGCGGCCTTGGGGCTACGCGAAGCAGGCGGTATCCCCATTTATGAAATGTATCGTTGGCTCACCCGTCCCCTTCACCCTGGCCCTTCCCGCGAAGACATTCTGAAGTCTAGCTACACCCAAGAGCTGCAGCAACGCATCGTGGAGCTTGAGAGTCAGAATCGCTCGTTACGTCAGAGCTTAGACGACGAAAATACTCAGACCCCAGAGGGCATTCCGGCGGCGGTCATCGGTCGCAGTGCGGGCAACTGGTGGCAACAAATCATTATCAGCCGAGGCAGCAGCGACGGCGTTGATGAAAATGATATTGTCGTCGGCCCTGGGGGGCTCGTAGGGCGGGTGATTTCGATCTCCCCAACCAGTAGCCGAGTGCTTTTAGTGAGCGATGTGACCAGTCGAATCGGAGCACGGATTAGTCGAAGTCGGGCGACCGGGTATGTCCGAGGCTCTATGAGCCAGCAGGTTGTGATGGAATTTTTCGACAAAATACCCGATGTGAAAGTGGGCGATGTGGTGGTGACGTCTGCGTACAGTCAACGATTTCCCCAAGATATTCCGATTGGGCGGGTGGTTGATCTGGATCTGTCGAAGAGCCCGGCCCCAGAAGTCACCATCGAGCTAACCGCTCCTTTAGATATTTTGGAATGGGTTGAAGTCGATCCGTTTGAACCGAGTGGGGTTGACATGCCCACAGAAACGCCGCCAACACTCCTTCAAGATCCTGCCTATGACGCACAACCCTCTGGAGGATAA
- the mreD gene encoding rod shape-determining protein MreD — MTPATPSGLSKRRRYRWLNIIVVLGSALLCCIMLPMRPPGMELLGVSPSWLLIWVVAWSVKRTSFEGVIAGLVLGLVHDGLTGYFPTHTIGLVLVGFLTARIQKQRFIQEDFASVAIIVFGMTVIAQTMMAIQISAHQLLWQNSPYPGLPEIWLQHQRIALSSAILSSLWAPVIYYPLNRWWEHYEHVMAPPGGK; from the coding sequence ATGACCCCAGCAACTCCAAGCGGGCTGTCCAAGAGACGACGCTACCGCTGGTTGAACATTATCGTTGTGCTGGGCTCAGCGCTGCTTTGTTGCATTATGCTACCGATGCGACCGCCTGGGATGGAGCTTTTGGGCGTGAGCCCAAGCTGGCTGCTAATTTGGGTGGTTGCTTGGAGTGTAAAGCGAACGAGCTTTGAGGGGGTGATCGCTGGGCTCGTGTTAGGGCTGGTACATGACGGGTTAACCGGCTATTTCCCCACCCATACCATCGGCCTCGTATTAGTCGGATTTCTCACGGCCCGCATTCAAAAGCAGCGGTTCATCCAAGAAGATTTTGCCTCAGTCGCCATTATTGTGTTTGGGATGACGGTCATTGCGCAAACGATGATGGCCATACAGATCAGCGCACACCAACTGCTGTGGCAAAATTCGCCGTATCCTGGACTGCCAGAGATTTGGCTACAGCATCAACGCATCGCCTTGAGTTCAGCCATTTTGAGCAGTCTCTGGGCACCCGTTATTTACTATCCGCTGAATCGTTGGTGGGAGCATTACGAACACGTGATGGCACCTCCCGGCGGTAAGTGA
- a CDS encoding lipase, giving the protein MPLPTVIIPGYLAGAEPYRAMEADLQQRGVWATTVPLTRQSWVPTLAGRSVQPILQAITTTVTAVQTATGSDRVNLVGHSAGGWIARIYLGDRPYDAHPADRHRTNCWTAHKQVGTLLTLGTPHRSQERWTRRNLDFVNQTYPGAYYDHVNYICVAGKAVFGQRWRTWFTYNSYQLTGGEGACWGDGITPITAAHLSDANNLVLEGVYHSPKPAIAWYGSSEIVDQWVGYLL; this is encoded by the coding sequence ATGCCTTTACCAACGGTGATCATACCGGGTTATCTCGCGGGTGCAGAGCCTTATCGTGCGATGGAAGCTGACTTGCAGCAGCGAGGAGTCTGGGCAACTACGGTGCCCCTGACGCGTCAAAGTTGGGTGCCAACGCTGGCGGGTCGTTCTGTACAGCCTATTTTGCAGGCGATCACCACGACTGTGACCGCTGTTCAAACCGCCACCGGCAGCGATCGCGTTAATTTGGTGGGCCATTCTGCAGGGGGGTGGATTGCGCGCATTTATCTGGGCGATCGCCCCTATGATGCTCACCCAGCAGATCGCCATCGGACGAATTGTTGGACGGCCCACAAACAGGTAGGCACCCTATTGACCCTCGGAACGCCCCATCGCAGCCAAGAACGCTGGACTCGTCGGAACCTTGATTTTGTCAATCAGACCTATCCAGGTGCCTACTATGACCATGTGAATTACATCTGTGTGGCCGGGAAGGCCGTGTTTGGCCAACGCTGGCGGACTTGGTTCACTTACAACAGCTATCAGCTTACAGGCGGCGAGGGTGCCTGCTGGGGCGATGGCATTACCCCGATCACGGCTGCCCATCTATCTGACGCAAATAACCTGGTGCTGGAGGGCGTCTATCACTCGCCCAAACCCGCGATCGCCTGGTATGGATCCTCAGAAATTGTTGACCAATGGGTTGGATACCTGTTGTAA
- a CDS encoding precorrin-2 C(20)-methyltransferase, with protein sequence MEPSKLGQLWGVGVGPGDPELITLKAARLLKTRPVVAFPAGRNNQPGMAQNIVAAWLQPDQVQLPLYFPYVQDATLLEAAWKTAADQVWPYLARGEDVVFATEGDASFYSTFTYLAQTLQHHHPEVVVHTVPGVCSPLAAAAILGEPLALQAQRLTVLPALYTLTDLDVALDHADVVVLMKVATVYPTVWKILQRRQLLHRSRVIVRASQFNQEIYRTLENYPTLQLPYFSLLITHCGQSIR encoded by the coding sequence ATGGAACCAAGTAAGCTCGGGCAGCTATGGGGCGTCGGCGTCGGGCCGGGAGATCCAGAATTGATTACCCTGAAAGCTGCTCGTCTCTTAAAAACTCGGCCAGTGGTTGCCTTTCCAGCCGGACGCAACAACCAACCCGGCATGGCGCAAAACATTGTGGCTGCCTGGCTGCAGCCTGATCAAGTCCAACTGCCCCTATATTTTCCCTATGTGCAGGATGCAACCCTGCTAGAGGCAGCTTGGAAAACGGCTGCCGATCAAGTTTGGCCCTACCTCGCTAGGGGTGAGGATGTGGTCTTTGCCACTGAAGGAGACGCGAGTTTTTACAGCACCTTTACGTATCTGGCCCAAACTTTGCAGCACCACCATCCTGAAGTGGTCGTGCATACGGTGCCAGGGGTCTGCTCGCCGCTCGCCGCCGCTGCCATATTAGGGGAGCCTCTGGCCCTCCAAGCTCAGCGTCTGACAGTTCTCCCGGCACTATATACCCTGACTGATTTAGACGTCGCCCTCGACCATGCAGATGTGGTGGTGTTGATGAAGGTCGCCACTGTCTACCCAACCGTGTGGAAAATCCTGCAGCGGCGGCAGCTACTCCATCGCAGCCGCGTGATTGTCCGGGCCAGCCAGTTCAATCAAGAGATTTACCGAACCCTAGAAAACTATCCCACGCTCCAATTGCCCTATTTTTCTCTGTTGATTACCCATTGTGGGCAATCTATCCGCTAG
- a CDS encoding DUF2085 domain-containing protein, translating into MHSPAISPSSRRPWHSWFADLVLAALVSGPIAAPFLAASGLPGLTQISQIIYWMGMHVCPQPELGLPLTLTHLMAVCMRCYGTVLGLVLMRIVFRRDRGQAFFWLERYGLVGFGITFALCMAYPVELALQGFDWWPISHVRMAFFGCLAGLGLGAYIMPLFHSPARE; encoded by the coding sequence ATGCACAGTCCTGCTATCTCTCCATCGTCCCGCCGCCCCTGGCATAGTTGGTTTGCTGATTTAGTATTGGCGGCCTTAGTGAGTGGGCCAATTGCTGCGCCATTTTTAGCCGCCTCAGGGCTGCCTGGGCTGACGCAAATTAGCCAGATTATCTACTGGATGGGGATGCACGTCTGCCCTCAGCCAGAACTAGGATTGCCACTCACGCTGACTCATCTAATGGCAGTTTGTATGCGTTGTTATGGTACGGTACTGGGGCTTGTACTAATGCGGATTGTGTTCAGACGCGATCGCGGCCAGGCTTTTTTCTGGTTGGAACGCTATGGCCTCGTTGGTTTTGGGATTACCTTTGCCCTCTGCATGGCATACCCAGTGGAGTTAGCGCTTCAGGGGTTTGACTGGTGGCCGATTAGCCACGTCCGCATGGCCTTCTTTGGCTGCTTGGCAGGATTAGGATTGGGCGCATACATTATGCCCTTGTTTCATAGTCCTGCGAGAGAGTAA